A window from Kovacikia minuta CCNUW1 encodes these proteins:
- a CDS encoding branched-chain amino acid ABC transporter permease, producing MDPQLAQLFVNGIAVGSIIALGAVGLTLTYGILRLSNFAHGDFMTLGAYLTLLVNAAGVNIWLAMLVGAAMTVAGVLFSEKVIWSPMRAQRASSTTLIIISIGLALFIRNGIILIWGGNNQRYNLPVAEALSIAGIRIPLYNLIVVFLAVIAIAALHYLLQNTRIGKAMRAVADDIDLARVTGINVDWVILWTWVIAGCLTALGGSMLGLVQAVRPNMGWFLILPLFASVILGGIGNPYGAIAGALVIGIVQEVSTYWLPTEYKLGVALLVMVLVLLIRPQGLFRGTLS from the coding sequence ATGGACCCCCAACTCGCGCAACTCTTTGTCAATGGCATTGCTGTAGGCAGCATTATTGCCCTCGGAGCCGTTGGGTTAACGTTGACTTATGGGATTCTGCGCCTCTCTAACTTCGCCCACGGCGACTTTATGACCCTGGGTGCCTATCTGACCTTGTTAGTCAACGCTGCCGGGGTGAATATCTGGCTCGCAATGCTGGTGGGTGCAGCGATGACGGTGGCTGGAGTGCTATTTAGTGAAAAGGTTATCTGGTCTCCAATGCGTGCCCAACGCGCCTCTTCAACAACACTCATTATTATTTCCATTGGGCTGGCGCTATTTATTCGCAATGGCATTATTTTAATTTGGGGTGGCAATAACCAGCGCTACAACCTTCCTGTTGCGGAAGCGTTATCGATCGCAGGTATCCGAATTCCCCTTTACAACCTGATTGTCGTTTTTCTGGCGGTGATTGCGATCGCTGCCCTGCACTACCTGCTGCAAAACACCCGGATTGGGAAGGCAATGCGGGCAGTTGCGGATGACATTGACCTTGCCCGCGTCACTGGAATCAACGTAGACTGGGTGATTCTCTGGACCTGGGTCATTGCTGGATGCCTGACTGCTTTGGGAGGCAGTATGCTGGGACTGGTTCAGGCGGTTCGTCCAAACATGGGTTGGTTTCTAATTCTGCCCCTATTTGCCTCGGTTATCCTGGGGGGAATTGGCAATCCCTACGGCGCGATCGCGGGGGCATTGGTTATCGGTATTGTGCAGGAAGTCAGCACCTACTGGCTACCAACGGAATACAAGTTGGGAGTTGCCCTGTTAGTGATGGTTCTGGTGCTCCTGATTCGCCCTCAAGGTTTATTTAGAGGCACACTGTCGTAG
- the bchB gene encoding ferredoxin:protochlorophyllide reductase (ATP-dependent) subunit B produces MKLAYWMYAGPAHIGTLRVASSFKNVHAIMHAPLGDDYFNVMRSMLSRERDFTPVTTSVVDRNVLARGSQEKVVDNITRKDAEEHPDLIVLTPTCTSSILQEDLENFVQRAQLESKGDVLLADVNHYRVNELQAADRTLQQIVQFYIEKARKKGELPAGKTEKPSVNIIGISTLGFHNNHDCTELKRLMADLGIEVNEVIPEGASVHNLKNLPKAWFNLVPYRELGLMAANYLQQEFDMPFVDITPMGVVETARCIRKIQEIINAQGANADYEDFINEQTLHVSQAAWFSRSIDCQNLTGKKAVVYGDSTHAAAITKVLSREMGIHVVWAGTFCKYDADWFREQVSEYCDEVIISEDHGAIGDAIARVEPSAIFGTQMERHVGKRLDIPCGVISAPIHIQNFPIGYKPFLGYEGTNQLVDLIYNSFTLGMEDHLLEIFGGHDTKEVITKGVSADSDLNWSKDGLAELNKIPGFVRGKVKRNTEKFARERGIESITAEVLYAAKEAVGA; encoded by the coding sequence ATGAAACTGGCTTACTGGATGTATGCAGGCCCCGCCCACATTGGCACCCTTCGGGTTGCCAGTTCCTTCAAAAACGTCCATGCCATCATGCATGCCCCCCTGGGCGACGACTACTTTAACGTCATGCGATCGATGTTGTCGCGGGAGCGAGACTTTACCCCCGTCACCACCAGCGTGGTCGATCGCAACGTGCTGGCCCGCGGTTCCCAAGAAAAAGTGGTGGATAATATCACGCGCAAAGACGCGGAAGAACATCCCGATTTGATCGTGCTGACACCGACCTGTACCTCCAGCATTCTGCAAGAGGATTTGGAAAATTTTGTCCAGCGTGCCCAACTGGAATCGAAAGGCGACGTGTTGCTGGCAGATGTGAACCATTACCGGGTGAATGAGCTTCAGGCGGCCGATCGTACCCTCCAGCAGATCGTCCAGTTTTATATTGAGAAAGCCCGCAAGAAGGGTGAGTTACCAGCAGGCAAAACCGAAAAGCCTTCCGTAAATATTATCGGCATTTCCACCCTTGGCTTCCACAACAACCACGACTGTACCGAACTAAAGCGCCTGATGGCGGATCTGGGGATTGAAGTGAATGAAGTCATCCCCGAAGGAGCTTCGGTTCACAACCTCAAGAATTTACCAAAAGCCTGGTTCAACCTCGTCCCGTACCGGGAATTGGGCTTGATGGCAGCCAATTACCTGCAACAGGAATTTGACATGCCATTTGTAGACATTACCCCGATGGGCGTCGTGGAAACGGCTCGCTGCATTCGCAAGATTCAGGAAATCATCAACGCGCAGGGTGCCAATGCTGACTACGAAGACTTTATCAACGAGCAAACCCTGCACGTATCCCAGGCTGCCTGGTTCTCCCGATCGATCGACTGCCAGAATCTGACCGGTAAAAAAGCGGTGGTTTACGGCGACAGTACCCACGCCGCGGCAATTACCAAGGTATTGTCTCGCGAGATGGGCATCCATGTCGTTTGGGCAGGCACCTTCTGTAAGTACGACGCTGATTGGTTCCGGGAGCAGGTGAGCGAATACTGTGATGAGGTGATTATCAGTGAGGATCACGGCGCGATCGGAGACGCGATCGCCCGCGTGGAACCCTCCGCCATCTTTGGCACCCAGATGGAACGGCACGTCGGCAAACGCCTGGATATTCCCTGTGGTGTAATTTCGGCACCGATCCATATTCAGAATTTCCCGATCGGTTACAAACCCTTCCTTGGCTACGAAGGCACCAACCAACTGGTAGACCTGATCTACAACTCCTTTACCCTGGGCATGGAAGACCACCTGTTGGAAATCTTCGGCGGTCACGACACCAAGGAAGTCATCACCAAGGGTGTTTCTGCCGACTCTGACCTCAACTGGAGCAAGGATGGACTGGCAGAACTGAACAAAATCCCTGGCTTTGTACGTGGCAAGGTGAAGCGGAATACGGAAAAATTTGCCCGCGAACGGGGCATCGAATCCATTACGGCTGAGGTGCTATACGCTGCGAAAGAAGCAGTAGGAGCTTAA
- a CDS encoding cupin domain-containing protein, whose product MVIDPQEVPDSTGTLYPEPFKSRVAGRVKKRLGNAVGLKNFGVNLTTLKPGNCSALRHWHTKQDEFIYVLDGEITLITNDGEQVLKPGMVAGFPAGEANGHHLINRSGTTAVYLEVGDRTADDEVTYPDDDLIANYSPNGWVFTHKDGSAY is encoded by the coding sequence ATGGTGATTGATCCGCAAGAGGTTCCCGATAGCACAGGTACACTTTACCCAGAACCATTCAAGTCACGGGTGGCAGGACGGGTGAAGAAACGCCTGGGCAATGCCGTCGGGCTAAAGAACTTTGGTGTAAATTTGACTACACTAAAGCCAGGAAACTGTTCTGCTTTGAGGCACTGGCATACCAAACAAGATGAGTTTATCTATGTTCTAGACGGTGAAATAACCCTCATTACCAATGATGGGGAGCAGGTCTTGAAACCAGGGATGGTAGCGGGGTTTCCAGCAGGGGAGGCAAATGGGCACCATTTAATCAATCGTTCTGGTACTACGGCTGTTTATTTGGAGGTGGGCGATCGCACTGCCGACGATGAAGTGACCTATCCTGATGACGATTTAATTGCAAACTACAGCCCTAATGGGTGGGTCTTTACTCATAAAGATGGGAGTGCCTACTAG
- a CDS encoding glycoside hydrolase family 57 protein, with translation MSIGYLALVLHAHLPFVRHPESDYVLEEEWLYEAITETYIPLLQVFEGLKRDGVDFKITMSMTPPLVSMLLDPLLQERYDAHLAKLEELAEMEMERNAFNGHLRYLAEHYAKEFNQVRVVWEKYDRNLVKAFNQFAESNNLEIITCGATHGYLPLMKMYPQAVWAQIKVACEHYEQTFGRPPKGIWLPECAYYEGVERMLADAGLRYFLTDGHGILYARPRPRFGTYAPIFTPTGVAAFGRDHESSQQVWSSEVGYPGAIEYREFYRDLGWDAEYEYIKPYVMPNGQRKNVGIKYHKITGKGLGLGDKQLYDPYWARERAAEHASNFNYNRERQVEHLYGIMQRKPIIVSPYDAELFGHWWYEGPWFIDYLFRKSWFDQHTFEMTHLADYLRMNPTQQVCMPSQSSWGFKGFHEYWLNDTNAWIYPHLHKATERMIDLAIQEPADELQWRAMNQAARELLLAQSSDWAFIMRTGTMVPYAVRRTRSHLMRFHKLYDEVKQGKIDSGWLEKVEAIDNIFPQVNYRVYRPV, from the coding sequence ATGAGTATTGGATACCTTGCCCTTGTTCTGCATGCCCATCTGCCCTTTGTTCGCCACCCGGAGAGTGACTATGTGCTCGAAGAGGAATGGCTCTATGAGGCAATTACAGAAACCTACATTCCTCTGCTCCAGGTCTTTGAAGGATTGAAACGGGACGGGGTAGACTTCAAGATCACGATGAGCATGACACCCCCCCTGGTGTCCATGCTGCTCGACCCGCTGTTGCAAGAGCGCTACGATGCCCACCTCGCCAAGCTGGAAGAACTGGCAGAGATGGAAATGGAGCGCAATGCTTTTAATGGGCACCTGCGCTATCTGGCGGAGCACTACGCTAAAGAATTTAACCAGGTGCGTGTGGTCTGGGAGAAGTACGATCGCAACCTGGTCAAGGCATTTAACCAATTTGCCGAAAGTAATAACCTGGAAATTATTACTTGCGGTGCAACCCACGGTTATCTGCCCTTGATGAAAATGTATCCCCAGGCGGTCTGGGCGCAAATCAAGGTTGCCTGTGAGCACTACGAGCAAACCTTTGGGCGTCCGCCTAAGGGCATCTGGCTACCAGAGTGCGCCTACTACGAAGGCGTCGAACGGATGTTGGCGGATGCCGGACTGCGCTATTTCTTAACCGATGGACATGGGATTCTTTATGCTCGCCCCCGTCCCCGCTTTGGCACCTACGCCCCTATCTTCACGCCTACAGGGGTTGCCGCATTCGGGCGAGATCACGAATCTTCCCAGCAGGTGTGGTCCTCAGAGGTAGGCTACCCCGGCGCGATCGAATACCGCGAATTTTACCGGGATTTGGGTTGGGATGCCGAGTATGAATACATCAAACCCTACGTCATGCCGAATGGTCAGCGGAAAAATGTGGGGATTAAATACCACAAGATTACCGGCAAAGGCTTGGGTCTGGGCGACAAGCAACTTTATGATCCCTACTGGGCACGGGAGCGGGCGGCAGAACATGCCAGTAACTTTAACTACAACCGGGAACGCCAGGTAGAGCACCTGTACGGCATCATGCAGCGTAAGCCCATCATCGTTTCACCCTATGATGCGGAACTATTTGGGCACTGGTGGTATGAGGGTCCCTGGTTCATCGATTACCTGTTCCGCAAATCCTGGTTTGACCAGCACACCTTTGAAATGACCCACCTGGCAGACTACTTGAGAATGAACCCAACCCAACAGGTGTGCATGCCATCCCAGTCCAGTTGGGGCTTTAAGGGTTTCCACGAATACTGGTTGAATGATACCAACGCCTGGATTTATCCCCATCTGCACAAAGCAACCGAGCGCATGATCGATCTGGCAATCCAGGAACCCGCCGATGAGCTGCAATGGCGGGCAATGAACCAGGCAGCACGGGAACTGTTGTTGGCACAATCGTCTGACTGGGCATTTATTATGCGAACCGGGACAATGGTTCCCTATGCAGTGCGGCGCACCCGATCGCACCTGATGCGCTTCCACAAGCTCTATGACGAAGTAAAGCAGGGCAAGATCGATTCTGGCTGGTTAGAAAAAGTTGAGGCGATCGATAACATCTTTCCCCAGGTCAACTATCGAGTTTACCGACCTGTGTAA
- the psaX gene encoding photosystem I protein PsaX, whose amino-acid sequence MATTKQSKPTYVFRASWALLLLAINFIVAAYYYGYLK is encoded by the coding sequence ATGGCAACAACCAAACAGTCCAAGCCTACCTACGTATTTCGTGCAAGCTGGGCACTGCTGCTGCTGGCAATCAACTTTATTGTTGCAGCCTACTACTACGGTTACCTGAAATAA
- a CDS encoding Uma2 family endonuclease: MTTLLPNLRSAEPLYPTGDGEPVAETFDHLYALLIVLEVLRQFLAGRQATVLGNQYLYYAQGFPRLRTAPDVMVILDVAPGGRDNYKIWEEGQVPAVIFEMTSEGTRQQDEGFKRTLYEQLGVQEYWQFDPKGEWIAEQLRGYRLRGEIYEPITDSQSQPLQLRLAVEGRLIAFYRLDTGEKLLIPEELAAALEQQTIARQQAEEQAEQERQRSERLAARLRELGEDPDTV; the protein is encoded by the coding sequence ATGACGACACTCTTACCCAACCTTAGATCTGCTGAGCCTCTTTATCCGACTGGGGATGGTGAACCTGTGGCGGAAACCTTTGACCATCTCTATGCCCTGCTGATTGTCCTGGAAGTATTGCGTCAATTTCTTGCAGGTCGTCAGGCAACCGTATTGGGGAACCAGTATCTCTACTACGCCCAGGGGTTTCCCCGCCTACGCACTGCCCCCGATGTGATGGTGATTTTGGATGTCGCCCCCGGTGGACGGGACAACTACAAAATTTGGGAAGAGGGGCAGGTGCCTGCGGTGATTTTTGAGATGACCTCTGAAGGCACTCGGCAACAGGATGAGGGCTTTAAGAGAACCCTGTATGAGCAGTTGGGGGTTCAAGAATACTGGCAGTTTGACCCGAAGGGGGAATGGATCGCAGAACAGTTGCGGGGCTATCGGTTGCGGGGAGAGATTTACGAACCAATTACTGATTCTCAAAGTCAACCCTTACAGTTGCGGCTGGCGGTGGAGGGGAGGCTGATTGCGTTCTATCGGCTGGACACCGGGGAGAAGTTGTTAATACCTGAGGAATTAGCTGCTGCCTTAGAGCAACAAACGATCGCTCGACAACAGGCGGAAGAACAGGCAGAGCAGGAACGTCAACGGTCTGAACGACTAGCAGCACGACTACGGGAGTTGGGAGAAGACCCGGATACTGTTTGA
- the rph gene encoding ribonuclease PH: MAWQRPDGRRSDQLRPVRFTRDFTRFATASVLACCGDTQVLCNVSIQPKVPRFLEGKGQGWLTAEYRMLPGATPERQEREFMKLSGRTQEIQRLIGRSLRSTLDMVALGERTIVIDADVLQADAGTRTTSITGAFVALQSAIDKLIERGELERSPLIHQVAAVSVGLLHNEPFLDLNYPEDVAAEIDFNVVMNEKLELIEIQGTAEAGSYSRTQLNQILDLAEKGIQELLESQRQVFQNPGG, translated from the coding sequence ATGGCTTGGCAGCGTCCCGATGGTCGGAGATCGGATCAACTACGTCCGGTTCGCTTTACGCGAGACTTTACTCGATTTGCAACCGCATCGGTTCTGGCATGCTGCGGGGATACTCAAGTTCTGTGTAATGTGTCAATTCAGCCGAAAGTGCCGCGCTTCCTGGAAGGCAAAGGACAGGGTTGGCTGACGGCAGAATATCGTATGTTGCCGGGGGCAACTCCGGAGCGCCAGGAACGGGAGTTTATGAAGCTTTCTGGACGCACCCAGGAAATTCAGCGGTTGATTGGGCGCAGTCTACGATCGACCCTCGACATGGTGGCGTTGGGTGAACGGACGATCGTCATTGATGCGGATGTGTTGCAGGCAGACGCAGGCACGCGCACCACTTCAATTACGGGCGCATTCGTCGCTCTCCAGAGTGCGATCGATAAGCTCATCGAACGGGGGGAACTGGAGCGATCGCCCCTGATCCATCAGGTTGCGGCTGTCTCTGTTGGACTACTGCACAACGAACCCTTCCTTGACCTCAACTATCCCGAAGATGTTGCCGCTGAAATTGACTTCAATGTGGTGATGAATGAAAAGCTGGAACTCATTGAAATTCAGGGCACCGCCGAAGCGGGCAGCTACAGCCGCACCCAACTGAACCAGATTCTAGATCTGGCAGAGAAGGGAATTCAAGAGTTGCTAGAATCACAGCGTCAGGTGTTCCAAAATCCTGGAGGTTAA
- a CDS encoding type IV pilin-like G/H family protein, which translates to MTQPNLLEFAKQGDPEAIATLMNLALQPKGVTAEAEIRNNCLHVFLSSTRLLNQQTLVSFTRKGLINLGLQSIQVVKVYGKKVGEDLPIWTEEFEVSSISRNSEDFLTKDTLQTETQARVADAPETIQPRGRRSVNHNALNHQGILPNGYLKRLRKTSGGLVPRMQSQLNHLLTATERVTSQIPLPKGVFPPRVRPSRFLAALTLITLPAFFLGVIFAVIAAYAGGFSGKSGALQASNLAAQSPADSAVDQDALKQQKAAKTYLEKMNQAQVDYYTKNNRFATNLEDLERSASIISQSYNYTYKLTLLNKKQAQLTAAPKAKGLNSFTAIVFLTQPESGAEKPDSTICESKSPSMIPPIIPVSGIANQEQCPSGATKAS; encoded by the coding sequence ATGACTCAGCCTAACCTCCTGGAATTTGCGAAACAGGGTGATCCAGAAGCGATCGCAACACTGATGAATCTTGCCCTTCAACCCAAAGGTGTGACCGCCGAAGCAGAGATCAGGAATAATTGTCTGCATGTCTTTCTAAGTTCGACCCGACTTTTAAATCAACAAACTCTGGTCAGTTTTACCCGTAAAGGGTTAATCAATTTGGGGCTTCAATCAATTCAGGTCGTAAAGGTTTACGGAAAAAAAGTTGGGGAAGATTTACCGATTTGGACTGAAGAGTTTGAAGTTTCTTCAATATCCAGGAATTCTGAAGACTTTTTAACAAAGGATACCCTTCAAACCGAGACTCAGGCTAGGGTTGCCGATGCTCCTGAAACCATCCAGCCCCGTGGGCGCAGGTCAGTTAATCACAACGCCCTGAATCATCAGGGTATCCTCCCAAACGGGTATTTAAAGCGCCTCCGGAAAACATCTGGAGGTCTGGTTCCCCGCATGCAATCTCAACTTAATCATCTGTTAACGGCAACAGAACGGGTTACTTCCCAAATCCCTTTACCCAAAGGTGTTTTCCCACCTAGAGTCCGTCCTTCCCGGTTTCTAGCAGCGTTAACCCTCATTACCCTTCCAGCATTTTTCCTGGGAGTCATCTTTGCGGTCATTGCTGCCTACGCAGGAGGTTTTTCTGGAAAATCGGGTGCTTTGCAAGCCAGTAATTTAGCTGCCCAGTCACCTGCCGATTCGGCTGTCGATCAGGATGCTTTAAAGCAACAGAAAGCAGCCAAAACCTATTTGGAAAAAATGAATCAAGCGCAGGTTGATTACTACACAAAAAATAATCGATTTGCCACGAATCTGGAGGATTTGGAGCGATCGGCTTCGATCATTTCCCAGAGCTACAATTACACCTATAAACTGACACTCTTAAATAAAAAACAAGCTCAGCTAACCGCCGCTCCAAAAGCAAAAGGCTTAAATAGTTTTACTGCCATTGTGTTTCTAACCCAACCGGAATCGGGCGCGGAAAAACCAGATTCTACCATCTGCGAATCCAAGTCACCCTCCATGATCCCTCCCATCATTCCTGTTTCGGGTATCGCGAACCAGGAGCAATGCCCCAGCGGAGCGACGAAGGCTTCCTAA
- a CDS encoding P-loop NTPase family protein, whose product MVSQVEAPSLTSTQPLTHRIEGLVQVFTCPHRSFFTNVMAQALRIAGQGAPVLVVQFLKGGIAQGYDHPVQLGQNLDWVRCNLPRCIDTPLLDEEEADALKGLWLYTQEVVLSGKYDLVVLDELSLAINFGLLSETEVLAFLSQRPRHVDIILTGPEMPRSLLDVADQITELRRSHQP is encoded by the coding sequence ATGGTTTCGCAAGTAGAAGCTCCTTCCCTCACCTCAACCCAGCCTTTGACCCATCGGATTGAGGGATTGGTGCAGGTGTTTACCTGCCCCCATCGCAGTTTCTTTACCAATGTGATGGCGCAGGCATTGAGGATTGCGGGACAAGGGGCACCCGTCCTCGTGGTTCAGTTTTTGAAAGGTGGAATCGCCCAGGGATACGACCATCCGGTTCAGTTGGGGCAAAATCTGGATTGGGTGCGCTGCAATTTACCCCGTTGCATTGATACACCACTTTTAGATGAGGAGGAGGCAGATGCTTTGAAGGGGTTGTGGCTTTACACGCAGGAAGTGGTGTTGAGTGGGAAGTATGATCTGGTGGTTTTGGATGAGTTGAGTTTAGCGATTAACTTCGGGTTGTTGTCGGAAACTGAGGTGCTGGCGTTTTTGAGTCAACGTCCTCGCCATGTGGATATTATTCTGACCGGACCAGAGATGCCCCGATCGCTCCTTGATGTTGCCGATCAGATCACCGAACTTCGTCGTAGCCACCAACCTTAA
- the lipA gene encoding lipoyl synthase: protein MISQKREPIESLPVWLKRPIGKASELSTVQRIIKQRQIHTICEEGRCPNRGECYAQKTATFLLMGPTCTRACGFCQVDKGHAPMPLDPEEPQKVAESVKLLGLRYVVLTSVARDDLPDGGAGWFVRTIAQIRTLNPGTQVEVLTPDFWGGREGTIAPEDLQHQRIATVVAGLPACYNHNIETVRRLQGPVRRGAKYERSLRVLQIVKDLNPAIPTKSGLMLGHGETPAEVVEAMADLRAVGCDRLTLGQYLRPSLEHLPVQKYWTPEEFDQMGAIAREMGFSHVRSGPLVRSSYHAGEEEG, encoded by the coding sequence ATGATTTCCCAGAAACGAGAACCAATTGAGAGTTTACCTGTCTGGCTCAAACGTCCGATCGGTAAAGCGAGTGAGCTTTCAACCGTACAGCGGATTATTAAGCAGCGTCAGATCCATACGATTTGTGAGGAGGGGCGTTGTCCCAACCGGGGTGAGTGCTATGCCCAGAAAACCGCGACTTTTTTGCTGATGGGACCAACCTGCACCCGTGCCTGTGGCTTTTGCCAGGTGGATAAAGGACACGCACCCATGCCCCTTGATCCGGAAGAACCGCAGAAGGTGGCGGAATCCGTGAAGCTGCTGGGCTTGCGCTATGTGGTGCTAACTTCGGTAGCGCGGGATGATTTGCCAGATGGGGGAGCTGGGTGGTTTGTACGCACGATCGCCCAGATTCGCACCCTCAACCCTGGAACCCAGGTTGAAGTTTTGACGCCCGACTTTTGGGGTGGACGGGAGGGCACCATTGCACCTGAGGATCTGCAACACCAGCGGATTGCAACAGTTGTGGCGGGTCTGCCCGCCTGTTACAACCACAATATTGAAACCGTGCGACGACTACAGGGGCCGGTGCGGCGGGGCGCTAAATATGAGCGATCGCTGCGGGTACTCCAGATTGTTAAAGACCTGAACCCTGCCATTCCCACCAAATCAGGATTAATGTTGGGGCATGGAGAAACCCCAGCAGAAGTAGTAGAAGCAATGGCGGATTTACGGGCAGTGGGATGCGATCGCCTGACCTTAGGACAATACCTGCGCCCTTCGTTGGAGCATTTGCCTGTTCAGAAATACTGGACGCCTGAAGAATTTGATCAGATGGGGGCGATCGCCCGTGAAATGGGGTTCTCCCACGTCCGTTCCGGTCCTCTGGTTCGTAGTTCCTACCATGCCGGGGAAGAGGAAGGTTAA
- a CDS encoding response regulator — protein sequence MASHKILVIDDSNVIRNMVRDMLPKGNFDVLEAKDGVQGLDLIRQERPNLIMLDFLLPRLSGWEVFQQIQANHELQAIPLVLMSGRKEEVTEKLQEPFEYFEFVQKPFDQKELIDAIKSAMAKSKRRPAPVATMATAATGTAPAGDIQALNEKIAKMQTEIDSLKKQMGQILAFIKQKLK from the coding sequence GTGGCAAGTCACAAGATCCTGGTCATCGATGATAGCAACGTCATCCGGAATATGGTTCGCGACATGTTACCGAAAGGTAATTTTGATGTGCTGGAAGCAAAAGATGGCGTTCAGGGGCTTGACCTGATTCGTCAAGAGCGCCCAAACCTGATCATGCTTGACTTCTTGCTGCCTCGCTTGAGCGGATGGGAAGTCTTTCAGCAAATTCAAGCCAACCACGAACTTCAAGCAATTCCGCTGGTGTTAATGTCTGGTCGCAAGGAAGAGGTGACCGAAAAGCTCCAGGAACCCTTTGAATATTTTGAATTTGTCCAGAAACCCTTCGACCAGAAGGAATTGATTGATGCCATCAAATCTGCGATGGCAAAATCAAAACGGCGTCCCGCTCCGGTGGCAACAATGGCTACGGCTGCAACTGGCACTGCCCCCGCTGGCGACATTCAAGCCCTAAATGAGAAAATCGCCAAAATGCAGACCGAAATTGACAGCCTCAAGAAGCAGATGGGTCAGATTTTGGCGTTTATTAAGCAAAAACTGAAATAG
- a CDS encoding class I SAM-dependent methyltransferase, giving the protein MTRFTKAYESLKTRLKWLLNRSLYSFNSALSHQSVVKRYLSGSGIEIGALHNPLQVPASVNVRYVDRMSTANLRKHYPELANKNLVDVSILDDGEQLKSIENETQDFVIAHQFLEHCQDPITAISNMLRVLKQNGILYLSIPDKRYTFDAARPTTTIEHLLKDYEEGPKRSREEHFREWVTFVNLGYSHPNQAKDSLQIETEMNRLMALNYSIHYHAWTQSEMLELVLACKKKLNFTFEIELFLKNSDEAILVLRKQ; this is encoded by the coding sequence ATGACTCGTTTTACAAAAGCTTATGAAAGCTTGAAAACCAGGCTAAAGTGGTTGCTCAACAGGAGTTTATATTCGTTTAACAGCGCACTTTCCCATCAAAGTGTGGTTAAAAGATATCTTTCTGGCAGTGGCATTGAAATTGGCGCTTTACACAATCCACTGCAAGTTCCTGCTTCAGTCAACGTTCGCTATGTTGACCGGATGTCTACTGCTAACCTTCGAAAACATTACCCGGAGTTAGCCAATAAAAATTTGGTTGATGTCAGTATTTTAGATGATGGGGAACAGCTTAAAAGCATTGAGAATGAGACTCAGGATTTTGTGATTGCTCATCAATTTCTTGAACATTGTCAAGATCCAATCACAGCAATTAGTAATATGTTGAGAGTTCTCAAACAGAATGGAATTTTATATTTATCCATTCCAGACAAACGTTATACGTTTGATGCGGCTCGACCCACAACAACCATTGAACATCTCTTAAAAGATTACGAGGAAGGTCCTAAGCGATCGAGGGAAGAACATTTTCGAGAATGGGTGACGTTTGTTAACTTGGGCTATTCCCACCCCAACCAAGCCAAAGATTCCCTCCAGATCGAAACAGAGATGAATCGTTTAATGGCGTTGAATTATAGTATTCACTACCATGCATGGACTCAATCTGAAATGCTTGAACTCGTTCTGGCCTGCAAGAAAAAACTAAACTTTACCTTTGAAATAGAGTTATTCCTAAAAAATAGTGACGAAGCCATTCTAGTCCTTAGAAAACAGTAA